The genomic interval TGCAAGGAATCGATCCACTGGTCAATGTTCATGGATCGCAAGGATTCAAGCAGTTCCTCCTCAGACAATGGCTCGGAGCTATCAGGATTGGGATTGAATTTGGGCATTGCGATCGCTCAGTTAGCGCTGGTCAACAGGACTCACCCTAATACCGCCAGTCTAACGGTAGGGAGAAATTTTAGCTTGAGCGAATCTTCTACCAATCTGTAGTGATTTCACTCCTCCCTATTCAGCATGCCCATCTCCATGCAAAACAAAAGCCTGCAACCTCCCGATTCGTGGAAGATATTGTTAAGTTTACTCAACTTCACGCCTACTTCAGGCACTTGACGGCATCTTTAGTATCCCCAGGGGACACTGTCCTGAAATAATGATTGCTGGACAGTTTTTGCTCCATGCCTTTTTTGCCCCGTGCCCGTAAGTGTCGTTTGATTCTCCATGAAGCTCCGTTCCTTCTTCTCCGTCCTAATCAGTGTTGTCGTAGTGCTGCTGCTTATTGCAGGAGTTGGCTGGTACTGGCTCCTGGCTCAGAGTCCCCTGAGCTTGCTGAAAGGAAGTCCCCAGACAAACCCTGAGGCTGTCATGTTTGTGCCCCGGCAGGCACCGGCGATGGTGTCTTTGTTGGTTAACCCGGAGCGCTTGGCAAGTTTTCGGCTTGCAGCTGTGCGTCCTGGAGAGCGGCGACACACACGGGCGGAACTCAAGCAGCTTCAGCAAAGTTTGCTGGCAAATACCGGACTGGACTACACGCAAGACATTAAACCCTGGTTAGGGAAAGAATTGACCCTGGCAGTTACTACCCTCGATATCGATCGCGATTCCACGAACGGGAAACAACCAGGCTACCTGTTGGCGATCGCAACCCAAAATTCAGAACGTTCCCGCGAGTTTCTGCAACTGTTCTGGCAGAAGCGGGCGATCGCTGGCGCGGATTTGGTGTTTGAGCAATATAAAGGGGTCAAGATTATTCATGGCAGTTCGGTGGGAATAGGGCAGAAGACAGAAGGCAGAGGGCAGAAGGCTGGAGGCAAAACCCAAAACTCAAAACCCAAAACTCAAAACGCCGCCCCCGCCACGCCGCCCCCCACGCCTGCCCTTTCCAGTGCTGCTGTGGGCGATCGCTTTATTCTCTTCGCGAACCATCCCAAGGTGCTGCGCGATGCGATCAACAATGTTCAGGCTCCCGATCTCAGTCTTACCAGTGCAAGTTTCTATAATCAGACTCTGCAAACCCTGACAGAACCTCGTATTGGGTTAACCTATGTAAACCTGCCTGGACTGGCAACCTGGCTGGGAGAATCCCCCCCTTCGAGTGGAGCCACAACTGGAACCATACCCGCTAAACCTGGTGAATCGTCCAGCCCTGCTGTAACGGAGTCTCCATCTCCCTACCAAACGCTGGCAGTGGCGCTGAAGTTAGATCGTCAAGGGCTGCTGGCGGACACTGCCTTAGTTGCCAAGGATGGTAAGGGCATTTCTGTCTCCCCTCCGCTCTCTCAGCCAGTGGCAGCCCTGCAATACATTCCTGCCAGTAGTTCTCTAGCCGCATCGGGGCTTAATCTGGATCGGGTCTGGAGGGGATTGTCTCAAGATCTGAATCGTTATCGGACTGTGGCTAAATTAGTCAATCAACCGCTGGCTGACCTCCAAAAGCGTTGGGGGATTGATCTTCCCAGGGATGTTTTTAGTTGGGTAAAAGGGGAGTATGCTCTGGGTCTGGTGCCTGAAGGCAGCAGAGGTAACTTAGACCTTAAAACTCAAAACTCAAAACTTAATCCTACACTTGTCAATGATTGGGTGTTTGTTGCCCAGCGGGAAACGGATGCAGCGAAGCAGGGGATTGAGCGGTTGGACACGATCGCGCAAAAACAGGGACTCAGTGTAGGACCTGTTCAATTGGATAACCAGACCATTTCTACCTGGACAAAATTAACAGCTGGAACTGGAAAACAGGACTCCTTAGCCCTGCAAGCACAGGTGCAGGGAGTTCATGCTACAGTCGGCAACTACGAAATCTTTACGACCTCGATCGCTTCAATGGATCGGGCACTCAAAGCTGTGGCGGGATCGCTGC from Kovacikia minuta CCNUW1 carries:
- a CDS encoding DUF3352 domain-containing protein, whose amino-acid sequence is MKLRSFFSVLISVVVVLLLIAGVGWYWLLAQSPLSLLKGSPQTNPEAVMFVPRQAPAMVSLLVNPERLASFRLAAVRPGERRHTRAELKQLQQSLLANTGLDYTQDIKPWLGKELTLAVTTLDIDRDSTNGKQPGYLLAIATQNSERSREFLQLFWQKRAIAGADLVFEQYKGVKIIHGSSVGIGQKTEGRGQKAGGKTQNSKPKTQNAAPATPPPTPALSSAAVGDRFILFANHPKVLRDAINNVQAPDLSLTSASFYNQTLQTLTEPRIGLTYVNLPGLATWLGESPPSSGATTGTIPAKPGESSSPAVTESPSPYQTLAVALKLDRQGLLADTALVAKDGKGISVSPPLSQPVAALQYIPASSSLAASGLNLDRVWRGLSQDLNRYRTVAKLVNQPLADLQKRWGIDLPRDVFSWVKGEYALGLVPEGSRGNLDLKTQNSKLNPTLVNDWVFVAQRETDAAKQGIERLDTIAQKQGLSVGPVQLDNQTISTWTKLTAGTGKQDSLALQAQVQGVHATVGNYEIFTTSIASMDRALKAVAGSLPRGDRFQQAISPLLQPNNGYLYLDWATSQPLLEQQFPLLKVVNVAGQPLLKHLQSLTISSYGSQSGVQRGGVFIKLS